Proteins found in one Clostridium kluyveri DSM 555 genomic segment:
- a CDS encoding type II secretion system protein, with protein sequence MEMVKKKKGFTLIELMIVLAIVAILAVVLVPKSQIFKNNSKSAGVTTNVNTVRAYLETKVTNNGGVATYLNRWDLLNQLNGAFSTGNTASQLFNPFTNNKGEGQTKAYEVIDKSASAGASAKDVPSSEGSVKNDTGITFPNTNKKGEVMIVVYKNGYGIFGIDGGGSATQAFIVQ encoded by the coding sequence ATGGAAATGGTAAAAAAGAAAAAGGGTTTTACCCTGATTGAACTTATGATAGTTCTCGCTATTGTAGCTATATTGGCTGTGGTTTTAGTGCCTAAATCTCAGATATTTAAAAACAATTCTAAGAGTGCAGGGGTAACTACTAATGTAAATACTGTAAGGGCTTATTTGGAAACTAAAGTAACTAATAATGGAGGAGTAGCTACCTATTTAAATAGATGGGACTTATTAAATCAGCTTAATGGTGCTTTTAGTACAGGTAATACAGCAAGTCAGTTATTTAATCCTTTTACTAATAATAAAGGTGAAGGACAAACTAAAGCATATGAGGTTATTGATAAAAGTGCTTCAGCAGGTGCAAGTGCTAAAGATGTTCCAAGTAGTGAAGGAAGTGTAAAAAATGATACAGGGATTACTTTTCCTAACACTAATAAAAAAGGAGAAGTTATGATAGTTGTATATAAAAATGGATATGGAATATTTGGTATTGATGGTGGCGGAAGTGCTACTCAAGCTTTTATAGTTCAATAA
- a CDS encoding sensor domain-containing diguanylate cyclase — protein sequence MEIYNGSNEQIYKRALTGANISLWEWDLEKCCIFFSDNFKNILGYNTENFKNLFDFIEEIVIPPDKLSAKNDLTFFIKGNTETYRSEFKISTKEKHIRSLLVKGAATRNSAGEIILLSGSINDVTQKKRLEEYINYSAYYDSLTGLPNRILFRNDLKTILDNYKNGALIFIDIDDFKSVNDTFGHDYGDLLLVIFSQLIAMCIEPYGTLYRLGGDEFMLLIDKLNSYNELKKLCMEISHYLKNPFEVKEKQIYITISIGIALFPEDSSDVAEL from the coding sequence ATGGAAATTTATAATGGAAGCAATGAACAAATATACAAAAGAGCCTTAACTGGAGCCAATATTTCACTTTGGGAATGGGATTTGGAAAAATGTTGTATATTTTTTTCAGATAACTTTAAAAATATCCTAGGATATAACACTGAAAATTTTAAGAATCTATTTGATTTTATTGAAGAAATTGTTATCCCCCCGGATAAACTAAGTGCCAAAAACGATTTAACTTTTTTTATAAAAGGCAATACGGAAACTTACAGAAGTGAATTCAAAATATCAACCAAGGAAAAGCATATTAGATCATTACTTGTTAAAGGTGCCGCCACCAGAAATTCAGCAGGTGAAATAATTTTACTTTCCGGTTCAATAAATGATGTAACACAAAAAAAGAGATTAGAAGAATATATTAATTACTCTGCTTACTACGATTCTCTCACAGGATTGCCAAACAGAATCTTATTTAGAAACGACTTAAAAACAATCTTAGACAACTATAAAAACGGTGCCCTGATATTTATAGACATTGATGACTTTAAATCAGTTAACGATACCTTCGGCCATGATTATGGAGATCTACTTCTTGTAATTTTCTCCCAGCTGATAGCCATGTGTATAGAACCTTATGGAACTTTATATCGACTTGGAGGAGATGAATTTATGCTCCTTATTGACAAACTTAATTCCTATAATGAATTAAAAAAACTCTGTATGGAAATATCCCATTATCTAAAAAATCCTTTTGAGGTTAAAGAAAAACAAATATATATAACCATAAGTATAGGTATTGCTCTATTTCCGGAAGATAGCAGCGATGTAGCAGAACTGTAA
- a CDS encoding EAL domain-containing protein — MIEQELKTAIENNELYILYQPQIDAVENKVIGFESLLRWKNRKLGFISPQEFIPICESTGIIIDIGEWVLNSVCKMIYELQLKGFKIETISVNVSPIQLRNSDFITRLINICEKNQISPSLLEIEITEGTLIDLYACKIKTLDELLKKGVRVAIDDFGTGYSSLNYLTILPVNTLKIDKSFIDNIESKKNKAVIKSIINLCKSLNYNIIAEGVETKRQLDCLLHIGCNIIQGYYFSKPLPVNKIENILKEKNKFGGFQFE, encoded by the coding sequence ATTATTGAGCAGGAACTCAAAACAGCAATTGAAAATAATGAACTTTATATACTATATCAACCTCAAATAGATGCTGTAGAAAATAAAGTAATAGGCTTTGAATCTCTACTAAGATGGAAAAATAGAAAACTTGGCTTTATTTCACCACAAGAATTCATACCAATATGTGAAAGCACAGGAATTATTATAGACATAGGTGAATGGGTTCTAAATTCCGTATGTAAAATGATCTATGAATTACAACTAAAGGGTTTTAAGATAGAAACCATATCAGTAAATGTTTCTCCTATTCAATTGAGAAATAGTGATTTTATTACCAGGCTTATTAATATATGTGAAAAAAATCAAATTTCCCCTTCTCTACTGGAAATTGAAATAACAGAGGGTACATTGATAGATTTATACGCATGCAAAATAAAAACCTTAGATGAACTGCTAAAAAAAGGGGTCAGAGTTGCAATAGATGATTTTGGTACAGGATATTCATCTTTAAACTATTTAACCATATTGCCAGTAAATACATTAAAAATTGACAAATCTTTTATTGATAATATCGAAAGTAAAAAGAATAAAGCTGTAATAAAATCTATAATTAATCTATGTAAATCGTTAAATTATAACATTATTGCAGAAGGTGTCGAAACTAAAAGACAGCTAGACTGCCTTCTCCATATTGGTTGCAACATAATTCAGGGATATTATTTTAGTAAACCTCTGCCTGTAAATAAAATTGAAAATATCTTAAAAGAAAAAAATAAATTTGGAGGATTTCAATTTGAATAA
- the pflA gene encoding pyruvate formate-lyase-activating protein has product MGKIHSIETMGLVDGPGIRVVVFFQGCRLRCAFCHNPDTWIMDEGMEIEANELIKKVLKFKVYFEKSGGGVTCSGGDPLMQPEFLLEFFKLCKENNINTALDTSGFGKGNYEEILKYTDLVILDIKHVDKEGYKNLTGSSMDEFYHFLEAVNRSNCRLWLRHVMVPGITDNYEAMDKLLNIIRSHIPLDKIDNFEILPYHTLGINKYDKLKIPYKLNDVSTMDIKQAKIFENYIIKELRIKN; this is encoded by the coding sequence ATGGGGAAAATTCATTCCATAGAAACTATGGGGCTTGTGGACGGTCCTGGAATAAGAGTAGTGGTATTTTTTCAAGGGTGCAGATTAAGATGTGCCTTCTGCCATAATCCAGATACCTGGATTATGGATGAGGGTATGGAGATAGAAGCTAATGAACTGATAAAAAAAGTATTAAAATTCAAGGTGTATTTTGAAAAATCAGGAGGAGGAGTTACCTGCTCTGGAGGGGACCCACTTATGCAGCCTGAATTCCTGCTTGAATTTTTCAAGCTGTGCAAAGAAAACAATATAAACACAGCCTTGGATACTTCAGGTTTTGGAAAGGGAAACTATGAAGAAATTTTGAAATATACAGATCTTGTAATTCTGGATATAAAACATGTAGATAAAGAAGGTTATAAAAATTTGACTGGAAGTTCCATGGATGAATTTTATCACTTTTTAGAGGCTGTGAACCGTTCAAATTGCCGATTATGGTTAAGACATGTAATGGTGCCTGGAATTACAGATAATTATGAAGCTATGGACAAATTATTGAATATAATCCGCAGTCATATACCCTTAGATAAAATAGACAATTTTGAAATTCTTCCATACCATACACTGGGGATAAATAAATATGATAAGTTAAAAATACCTTATAAATTAAATGATGTCAGTACCATGGATATAAAACAGGCAAAAATATTTGAAAATTATATTATTAAAGAGTTAAGGATTAAAAATTAA
- a CDS encoding prepilin peptidase, with product MDIYYGILAFIFGTIIGSFLNVCIYRIPKGESILHPPSHCMNCNKKIKAYDMIPVISYIILRGRCRYCGKKIHLRYPVLEFITGLLYVLIYINFGVGIELIKYMVFISIMIVIGMIDFHTTDVYLKTTGTGIIAGIIFLVIYFYIGLPIKTYVYGGVSAGVFIALIILITKGGMGWGDVEIALICGLFLGFKYTMLMLFLAFIIGAVIGLVLILLGKKSRKDYIPFGPFIVIASFITVFLGQSILNWYLF from the coding sequence ATGGATATTTATTATGGTATTTTGGCTTTTATTTTTGGAACTATCATAGGAAGCTTTTTAAATGTTTGTATATATAGAATACCTAAAGGTGAGTCTATTTTACATCCACCTTCTCATTGTATGAATTGTAATAAAAAAATCAAGGCCTATGATATGATTCCTGTAATAAGTTATATCATTTTGAGAGGAAGATGCAGATATTGCGGCAAAAAGATACATTTAAGGTATCCTGTCTTAGAATTTATAACGGGTTTATTATATGTGCTTATTTACATTAACTTTGGAGTGGGTATAGAGCTTATAAAATATATGGTATTCATTAGTATTATGATTGTAATAGGAATGATAGATTTCCATACCACGGATGTTTACCTTAAAACTACAGGTACAGGCATCATTGCTGGCATAATATTTTTAGTCATATATTTTTATATAGGACTTCCTATAAAAACCTATGTTTATGGAGGGGTATCAGCAGGGGTATTTATAGCTTTAATTATCCTTATAACAAAAGGAGGCATGGGCTGGGGAGATGTGGAGATTGCACTTATATGCGGACTATTTTTAGGGTTTAAGTATACGATGTTAATGTTATTTCTAGCCTTTATTATAGGAGCTGTTATAGGGCTTGTACTTATTTTACTTGGGAAAAAATCCAGAAAGGATTATATTCCCTTTGGGCCATTTATTGTTATAGCTTCTTTTATTACAGTATTTTTAGGACAAAGTATTTTAAACTGGTACTTGTTTTAA
- the pflB gene encoding formate C-acetyltransferase: protein MKKKWKNFNTGNWTENIDVRNFIQKNYTPYTGDESFLTSPTEKTKKVWKKSEELILEEIKKGGVLDVDTNTVSGIDNFKPGYIDKENEVIVGLQTDAPLKRIVNPFGGIKMAKDALTDYGYRIDENMNNIFTKYRKTHNEGVFDSYTEEIRAARHVGLITGLPDAYGRGRIIGDFRRVALYGIDYLIEEKKKDLKTLKSPDMLEDILRQREEVSEQIKALYKIKNMAASYGIDISNPAGNAKEAVQFTYLGYLAGIKENNGAAMSLGRVSTFLDIYIERDLKEGALTEQEAQELIDQFVIKLRLERHLRTPDYNELFAGDPNWVTECIGGMSIDGRTLVTKNSYRFLNTLTNLGPAPEPNITILWSQNLPEPFKKYCSRMSIETDALQYENDDLMRPVYGDDYGIACCVSAMALGKEMQFFGARCNIAKSLLYAINQGSDEKTFEKIVPHIEKMEDEILNYEKVKKNYFKVLEYVAKLYVNALNTIHYMHDKYAYEAGLMALHDTKVHRFLACGIAGLSVAADSLSAIKYGKVTPIRNQKGTAVAFKTEGDFPKYGNDDDRVDDIAVEIVNKFISELRKTETYRNAEHTLSVLTITSNVMYGKKTGATPDGRKSGEPFAPGANPMHGRDKEGALASLNSVAKIPYRSVCQDGVSNTFSIVPDALGKDLNTRTNNLASILDGYFSKGAHHLNVNVMHRETLLDAVENPEKYPTLTIRVSGYAVHFIKLTRQQQEEVIKRTFHQRV from the coding sequence ATGAAAAAAAAATGGAAGAATTTTAACACAGGAAATTGGACAGAAAATATTGACGTAAGAAATTTCATACAAAAAAATTACACTCCTTACACTGGAGATGAAAGTTTTTTAACCTCCCCTACAGAAAAAACCAAAAAAGTATGGAAAAAATCTGAAGAACTTATTTTAGAAGAAATTAAAAAAGGTGGAGTGTTGGATGTAGATACAAATACTGTATCTGGAATAGATAATTTTAAGCCTGGTTATATAGACAAGGAGAATGAAGTTATTGTGGGACTGCAGACAGATGCACCACTTAAAAGAATAGTAAATCCTTTTGGTGGAATAAAGATGGCTAAAGATGCCCTTACAGATTATGGATACAGAATTGATGAGAATATGAACAATATATTTACAAAATACAGAAAAACCCACAACGAAGGTGTATTTGATTCATACACAGAGGAAATAAGAGCTGCAAGACATGTAGGTCTTATAACAGGACTTCCAGATGCCTATGGAAGAGGAAGAATAATAGGAGATTTTAGAAGAGTTGCACTCTATGGAATAGATTATTTAATTGAAGAAAAGAAGAAAGATTTAAAGACCCTTAAAAGTCCTGATATGCTGGAAGACATACTAAGACAGAGAGAAGAAGTATCAGAGCAGATAAAAGCTCTTTATAAGATTAAAAATATGGCTGCAAGTTATGGAATAGACATATCAAATCCAGCCGGAAATGCAAAGGAAGCCGTACAATTTACCTATCTTGGCTACCTGGCAGGCATAAAAGAAAATAACGGAGCTGCAATGTCTCTTGGAAGGGTTTCTACATTTTTGGATATATATATTGAAAGGGATTTAAAAGAAGGGGCTTTAACTGAACAAGAAGCCCAGGAACTTATAGATCAATTTGTAATAAAATTAAGACTTGAAAGACATTTGAGAACTCCAGACTATAATGAACTATTTGCTGGAGACCCTAACTGGGTAACTGAATGCATAGGTGGTATGTCCATAGATGGAAGAACACTGGTTACTAAAAACTCCTATAGATTTTTAAATACCCTTACAAACTTAGGACCTGCCCCTGAACCAAATATAACAATACTATGGTCACAAAACTTGCCTGAGCCTTTTAAAAAATACTGCAGCAGAATGTCTATTGAAACAGATGCTCTGCAGTATGAAAATGATGACCTTATGAGACCTGTATATGGAGATGACTATGGCATAGCCTGCTGTGTATCTGCCATGGCTCTGGGAAAAGAAATGCAATTTTTCGGTGCCAGATGCAATATTGCAAAATCCCTCTTATATGCCATAAACCAGGGCTCAGATGAAAAAACCTTTGAAAAAATAGTACCCCATATAGAAAAAATGGAAGATGAGATTCTAAATTATGAAAAAGTAAAGAAAAATTATTTTAAGGTACTTGAATATGTGGCAAAATTATATGTAAATGCCCTCAACACCATTCACTATATGCACGATAAATATGCCTATGAGGCAGGACTTATGGCCCTTCATGATACCAAGGTCCACAGATTTCTTGCCTGCGGTATAGCTGGTCTTTCAGTGGCAGCGGACTCATTGAGTGCCATAAAATATGGAAAAGTTACCCCAATTAGAAACCAGAAAGGCACAGCAGTGGCTTTTAAAACAGAAGGTGATTTTCCAAAGTACGGTAATGATGATGACAGAGTAGATGATATAGCTGTGGAAATTGTAAATAAATTCATAAGTGAACTCAGAAAAACTGAAACCTATAGAAATGCAGAGCATACCCTCTCTGTACTTACCATAACTTCAAATGTAATGTACGGTAAAAAGACAGGAGCCACACCAGATGGAAGAAAATCAGGAGAACCTTTTGCCCCAGGTGCCAACCCAATGCATGGAAGAGATAAGGAAGGCGCTCTGGCATCTTTAAATTCAGTGGCTAAAATACCTTATCGCTCTGTGTGCCAGGATGGTGTTTCAAATACATTTTCCATTGTACCAGATGCCCTGGGAAAAGATTTAAACACAAGAACAAATAATCTGGCCTCCATTTTGGACGGATATTTCTCAAAGGGAGCACACCATTTAAATGTAAATGTAATGCACCGTGAAACCCTGTTAGATGCTGTGGAAAATCCCGAAAAATATCCAACTTTGACTATACGTGTTTCAGGATATGCAGTTCATTTTATAAAACTTACAAGACAGCAGCAGGAAGAAGTAATCAAAAGAACTTTCCACCAAAGAGTTTAA
- a CDS encoding PAS domain S-box protein: MNNLNKKISKDSKYITLILDMQWKIICGNKKALSVLKYTKEELLSMTVFNLISSDEKRAVINQLKNFNSEEFHFNTFYCTKDSLKFPVEVSFIPMELNSNKIILNLIRDITLELQREEEIETLASIVEYSEDAILSKDLNDIITSWNKGAEKLYGYKKDEIIGTHISKLIPDETIGDVEIILDKTKKGIEIYHHETTRLTKSGKKILVSICISPIYNREKKIIGASAIARDISDKKSKEKQLKEKYEELSAIYEELASTEEELRSNYIELEKAKIEAENANIAKANFLANMSHEIRTPLNGIIGTIDLISLMEIRECTRPYLEILRNSSTHLLDITNNILDISKIESGKIELHMKVFDLKNMLDTFIREISYACSNKNIKFTYFIDPLIPSELIGDELKLKQILINLFNNSLKFTKKGHILFKVKKISQVNEKVILEFSIEDTGTGIKEKFKKQIFKRFVYQQVPQNEYYSTTGLGLLISKELVKIMNGDIWFESAENIGSTFSFTAEFLLYFNKAVDSKLMPEDTVPHTLNKNILIVEDNEINMQIACGMLKKLGYNFLSAYNGNQALKILETMSVDLILMDIQMPELNGLETTKIIRKNELHEKCHMPIIAMTAYAMPGDRELCIEGGMDDYISKPFDIYILKNILQRFL, from the coding sequence TTGAATAATTTAAACAAAAAAATATCAAAAGACTCTAAATATATTACATTAATATTAGATATGCAGTGGAAAATAATATGTGGCAATAAAAAGGCTTTATCAGTTTTAAAGTATACAAAGGAAGAACTCCTGTCAATGACTGTATTTAATCTAATCTCATCAGATGAAAAAAGAGCTGTAATCAACCAGTTAAAAAATTTTAACAGTGAGGAGTTTCATTTTAATACCTTCTATTGCACAAAAGATAGTTTAAAATTTCCTGTAGAGGTATCTTTTATTCCCATGGAATTAAATTCAAATAAAATAATTTTAAATCTCATAAGAGATATTACATTAGAATTACAAAGAGAAGAAGAAATAGAAACTCTTGCTTCTATTGTGGAATATTCAGAGGATGCCATTTTAAGTAAAGATTTAAATGATATTATTACAAGTTGGAACAAAGGCGCTGAAAAGCTCTATGGTTATAAGAAAGATGAAATTATAGGGACGCATATATCTAAACTTATACCTGATGAAACCATTGGAGATGTGGAGATAATTCTAGATAAAACAAAAAAAGGTATAGAAATATACCACCATGAAACTACTCGATTAACCAAAAGCGGAAAAAAGATATTGGTATCAATATGCATTTCCCCAATTTACAATAGAGAAAAAAAAATTATAGGGGCATCAGCAATTGCCAGAGATATATCAGATAAAAAATCAAAGGAAAAGCAATTAAAAGAAAAATATGAAGAACTTTCAGCTATATATGAAGAACTTGCTTCTACAGAAGAAGAATTAAGAAGTAATTATATAGAACTGGAAAAAGCAAAAATAGAAGCTGAAAATGCAAATATAGCAAAAGCTAACTTTCTTGCAAATATGAGTCATGAAATTAGAACTCCACTAAATGGCATTATAGGAACCATTGACTTAATTTCATTAATGGAGATAAGAGAATGTACAAGACCATATCTGGAAATATTAAGAAACTCCTCAACTCACCTATTGGATATAACTAATAACATTTTAGATATATCCAAAATAGAATCAGGTAAAATTGAATTACATATGAAAGTATTTGATTTGAAAAATATGCTGGATACTTTCATAAGGGAAATTTCATATGCATGCTCAAACAAAAATATAAAATTCACATATTTCATAGATCCTTTGATTCCCTCTGAATTAATAGGAGATGAATTAAAATTAAAACAGATCCTTATAAATCTGTTTAATAATTCACTTAAATTTACAAAGAAAGGGCATATATTATTTAAAGTCAAAAAAATATCTCAAGTAAATGAAAAGGTAATTTTGGAGTTCTCCATAGAAGACACAGGTACAGGTATTAAAGAAAAATTCAAAAAACAGATCTTTAAAAGATTTGTTTATCAACAAGTACCTCAAAATGAATATTATTCTACTACAGGTCTTGGACTTTTAATATCTAAAGAACTAGTAAAAATCATGAATGGAGACATATGGTTTGAAAGTGCTGAAAATATAGGAAGTACTTTTAGTTTTACAGCAGAATTTTTACTGTATTTCAATAAAGCTGTAGATAGCAAATTAATGCCCGAGGATACTGTTCCCCACACTTTAAACAAAAATATTTTGATAGTAGAAGATAATGAAATAAATATGCAAATAGCCTGCGGTATGTTAAAAAAACTAGGTTATAATTTTTTAAGTGCCTATAATGGAAACCAGGCATTAAAAATTCTGGAAACCATGTCTGTAGATTTAATACTTATGGATATACAAATGCCAGAATTAAATGGCCTTGAAACCACAAAGATAATTAGGAAAAATGAACTTCACGAAAAATGTCACATGCCTATAATTGCAATGACTGCATACGCCATGCCCGGTGATAGAGAACTTTGTATTGAAGGAGGAATGGATGATTATATTTCAAAACCTTTCGATATATATATATTAAAAAATATTCTACAGCGATTTTTATGA
- a CDS encoding GspE/PulE family protein, translating into MSKIKKRLGEILIDAGVITEKMLQKALILQKDTGEKLGEILVGKGFITNQQIVNAIKEQLGIPVVNLNNINVRQDIIDIIPVAIAKKYEVIPVDIMNGFLFVAMSDPLNYFAIEDIKIATGYNVKTAIALKDSILDNIEKYYGKSKAQEAAQNYKKNFASRRIREEEIVDEASAPIIKFLNTIIENAVLYNASDIHIEPEGEEMRVRFRVDGILREIMRTDIDMISPVTSRIKIMAGLNIAENRIPQDGKINFKVKERDIAIRISTVPTVLGEKIVMRLLDKSNFSIGLEKIGVEQNELTKIMRMISNPYGIILVSGPTGSGKTTTLYSMLNTLNDVSKNIITIEDPIEYNLKGINQMQVNTKIGFDFANGLRSILRQDPDIILVGEIRDNETAEISIRAALTGHMVLSTIHTNNAVGTIGRLLDMDIKPFLISSTLAGVIAQRLVRKICPNCGEEYTSDEREMRLLGVKNAVKLKKGMGCSLCNDTGYKGRIGIFEILELDKDIKNLIDINSTESEIRKTAFKKGMNTLRESCINKVLNGTTTIDEMLKATYGELV; encoded by the coding sequence ATGTCAAAAATAAAAAAACGGCTGGGAGAAATACTTATAGATGCAGGAGTTATAACAGAAAAAATGTTACAAAAAGCCCTTATTTTACAGAAGGACACAGGCGAAAAGCTTGGTGAAATACTTGTAGGAAAGGGTTTTATTACTAATCAGCAGATAGTGAATGCCATAAAGGAACAGCTTGGAATACCTGTAGTAAATTTAAATAACATCAATGTAAGACAGGATATTATAGATATTATACCTGTGGCTATTGCCAAAAAATATGAAGTTATTCCTGTGGATATTATGAATGGTTTTTTATTTGTAGCCATGAGTGATCCTTTGAATTATTTTGCCATTGAAGATATAAAAATAGCCACAGGCTATAATGTTAAAACTGCCATAGCGTTGAAGGACAGTATATTAGATAATATTGAAAAGTATTATGGAAAAAGCAAGGCCCAGGAAGCGGCACAAAATTACAAAAAAAACTTTGCCAGTAGAAGAATTAGAGAAGAAGAAATAGTAGATGAAGCCTCCGCGCCAATTATAAAATTTTTAAATACCATAATTGAAAATGCGGTTTTATACAATGCTTCAGATATCCACATAGAGCCTGAGGGAGAGGAAATGAGAGTTAGATTCAGGGTAGATGGCATTCTAAGGGAAATTATGAGGACGGATATAGATATGATTTCCCCTGTGACAAGCAGAATAAAGATAATGGCAGGTCTTAATATAGCGGAGAATAGAATACCCCAGGATGGTAAAATTAATTTTAAAGTTAAGGAAAGGGATATAGCCATTAGAATTTCCACAGTTCCAACAGTTTTAGGGGAAAAAATTGTAATGAGATTATTGGATAAAAGTAATTTTTCTATAGGACTTGAAAAAATTGGGGTGGAACAGAATGAACTGACAAAAATAATGAGGATGATTTCTAATCCTTATGGTATAATACTGGTATCGGGACCTACCGGAAGTGGCAAAACCACAACTCTGTATTCTATGCTGAATACATTAAATGATGTGTCTAAAAACATAATAACCATAGAAGATCCTATAGAGTACAACTTAAAAGGTATTAACCAGATGCAGGTAAATACTAAAATAGGTTTTGATTTTGCAAATGGGCTAAGAAGTATACTAAGACAGGACCCGGATATAATTCTTGTAGGGGAAATAAGGGACAATGAAACGGCGGAAATATCAATAAGGGCAGCACTGACAGGCCATATGGTGTTGTCAACTATTCATACCAATAATGCAGTGGGCACTATAGGAAGACTTTTGGATATGGATATAAAGCCTTTTTTAATATCTTCCACTCTGGCAGGAGTAATAGCCCAGAGGCTGGTTAGAAAGATATGTCCAAATTGTGGAGAAGAGTACACAAGTGATGAAAGGGAAATGAGACTTTTGGGGGTAAAGAATGCTGTGAAGCTTAAAAAGGGCATGGGATGCAGTTTATGTAATGATACGGGATATAAGGGAAGAATAGGTATCTTTGAAATACTTGAATTGGATAAAGATATTAAAAATCTCATAGACATAAATTCTACTGAAAGTGAAATTAGAAAGACAGCTTTTAAAAAAGGTATGAATACACTGAGAGAATCCTGTATAAATAAGGTTTTAAACGGAACAACCACCATTGATGAAATGCTAAAGGCTACTTATGGAGAACTTGTTTAA
- a CDS encoding homoserine dehydrogenase — translation MKKVKIALMGLGNVGTGVWMILDSNKKEIMKRSGYDVEVAKILVRNKDKKRDVEVPEEIITTDFNDILEDDSIKIVIEVMGGIEPAKEYMLKCMDRNKHIVTANKMLIATEGDELFEKAHDKGVVFNYEASVAGGIPIIKGIEESLTANKIEEFYGIVNGTTNYILSKMQLERLNFDVALKQAQDMGYAEADPTSDIEGFDAQYKLAILSSLAFGTKVDVNNVYREGITKIESIDMKYAKKFDMVIKLLAIAKESNGKLELKVQPTMIPKEHPLANVYDSFNAIFIKGNAVGDLMFYGRGAGSLPTGSAVVGDIVAILRSNVDVANYSHIAQNDLWHREIQNISESHSKFYIRITVIDQPGVLGEITTILGKYNVSLRSVIQKGEENSKGQVTIVLFTHKTSEADVSSAIEELMNLKPVITIDNVIRIEDFKN, via the coding sequence ATGAAAAAGGTGAAAATAGCGTTAATGGGGCTTGGAAATGTGGGAACCGGAGTTTGGATGATATTAGATTCCAATAAAAAAGAGATAATGAAAAGATCCGGCTATGACGTGGAAGTGGCAAAAATCCTTGTGAGAAATAAAGATAAAAAAAGAGATGTGGAAGTTCCAGAGGAGATTATAACTACAGATTTTAATGATATATTAGAAGATGATTCAATTAAAATTGTAATTGAAGTTATGGGTGGAATAGAACCTGCCAAAGAATATATGCTAAAATGTATGGACAGAAATAAACATATAGTAACTGCAAATAAAATGCTTATTGCAACTGAGGGAGATGAGCTTTTTGAAAAAGCTCATGACAAAGGTGTGGTATTTAATTATGAGGCCAGTGTGGCAGGAGGTATTCCTATAATAAAGGGAATAGAAGAGAGTTTGACTGCCAATAAAATAGAAGAATTTTATGGAATAGTAAATGGTACTACAAATTATATCTTAAGCAAAATGCAGCTGGAAAGGCTGAATTTTGACGTGGCTCTAAAGCAGGCCCAGGATATGGGATATGCAGAAGCTGACCCTACCTCCGATATTGAGGGATTTGATGCCCAGTATAAGCTTGCCATACTTTCATCTTTAGCTTTTGGAACAAAGGTGGATGTAAATAATGTATATAGAGAAGGCATTACAAAAATTGAATCCATAGACATGAAATATGCCAAAAAATTTGATATGGTAATCAAGCTGCTTGCTATTGCAAAGGAGAGTAATGGAAAACTTGAGCTTAAGGTACAGCCTACAATGATCCCGAAAGAGCATCCTCTTGCAAATGTATATGATTCCTTTAACGCCATATTTATAAAGGGAAATGCAGTAGGAGATCTGATGTTTTACGGAAGGGGAGCTGGAAGTCTTCCAACGGGTAGTGCTGTGGTAGGTGATATTGTTGCCATATTGAGGAGTAATGTAGATGTGGCAAATTACAGTCATATAGCACAAAATGACTTATGGCACAGGGAAATACAAAATATCAGTGAAAGCCATAGTAAATTTTATATCAGAATTACTGTAATAGATCAGCCGGGAGTGCTTGGAGAGATAACAACAATTTTAGGAAAATACAATGTAAGTCTCCGTTCTGTAATACAAAAAGGTGAAGAAAACTCCAAAGGTCAAGTGACAATAGTGTTATTTACCCACAAGACCAGTGAAGCAGATGTAAGTAGTGCAATTGAGGAGCTTATGAATTTGAAACCAGTAATTACAATAGATAATGTTATAAGAATAGAAGACTTTAAAAATTAA